Sequence from the Egibacter rhizosphaerae genome:
GAGCCGGTCTCGCCCGCGACGACCACGACCTGGTGCTCCCGGAGTGCCTCGGCGATCTCGTCGCGAGCCTGGCTGACCGGGAGCTCCTCGGGGTAGGAGATCTCGGGAACCGACGCGCGGCGCCGGGCGACGCGATCCTCGGCCTCGGCGATCTCGGTGGCGACCTCGTCGAGGGCGCGGTCCCGGCCCTCGGACCTGCGCCGCGCCCGTTCGAGTCGACGCCCCAGGCGCCGCTCGTCGCGCAGCATCAGGCCGGACAGCCGCCGGCGGAGCTCCTTCGGGGATGAGGGCATGACGGTCTCAGGGTAGGGCGACGCACGATGCTGGACGTACGGCCTATCGTTGCCGGCGACCCCACAACGTCCTTGCCAGGCCGCAGGAGGTGCGCGACGTGCCAACCCCCACGCACGGCTCGACCGACGACGTCGTCGGCAACCCCGACCCCGACCACGTCGCCGCGATCGCCGAGGAGCTCGAGGCCGACGGCATCGCCGGCGTCACGATCGCCTGGGCCGACAACAACGGGATCCCCCGCTCCCGCACGGTGCCAGTGCACCGGCTACCCGACGCCGCTCGGCGGGGCATCGGGATCACCACGCTGTTCGCGGTGTTCGACACCCACGACGTCATCACCTTCGACCACGAGGGGCTCCCCAACGCGAGCGGTGACGTGCGGCTGATCCCGCTCGTCGACCGGCTGAGCCGCCTGGCGGGGCAGCCGCGCTTCGCCTGGGCTCCCGGGCGCCAGGTCACCGCTGACGGAACACCCTGGGCGACGACCAACGCGGCGCGCTCGAATGTCAGGTGGGCAAAGCCGCGCAGCGGGGCCTGCACCTGCACGTCCGCTACGAGCTCGAGTTCTACCTCGGGCGCCACCCCGGGATCGAGGACGAACTCACCCCGCCCGAGCCCGTCCAGGACGATCCCGGCCGCTGGAGCGACGAGGACCGCGAGCGCCACGGCATCCAGCACCTGCCCTCGTCCCTCGGGGAGCAGGCGGCCGCGCTGGATGCCTCCCCGCGAGTGCGGGAGGCGCTCGGCGACGCGTTGCTCGGCTCGTTCCTCGCCACCCGCCGGTCCGACGCGGCCTGGGCGGCCGATCGCCCACTCGACGAGACGATCGCGGCGCACCGCTGGAGGTACTGACCGGAGGTGACGCGGTGACGATGCTCCTGCCGGGGAGCCAACCCCTGCTCGCTCTCCACCACGCTGCGCTGCCGCAGCGCGACGAGTTGTGCGGCGCGTTCTGGGGGTCGCTGGCGCTCGCCGCCGCGGGCGTGGCCGAGGTCGACCAGCAGGCCGTTGCGGCCGCCGCGGGCACACGGCGCTCCGCCGACCCTCGTGCCTCCCTCCCACCCGGGGAGATCGGGCGGGCGATCACCGATCCCGCGATCGCCCGCGCGGCCTCCCCCGACGAGGCCGGCACGTCGGCCAGCGGGCTCGCCCGCGCGATCGAGTTCCACGGCGCCGGTGCGGTGGCGACGGTGCCCGCGTCCGGCACGTGGACGGCCGAGGCGGTCACCGAGCTGTTGGAGGACCTCTCCGCCTGGCGGTCGCCGGTCACGGCGATCGCCAACATCCGCACCGGGCTTCTCTGGGGCTCCCGCCCCCCGATCAGGCACCTGCTCGGCTACCTCGACACGGGCACCGCCGAGCCGGTGGGACCCGAGTGGGACGTGGGCCACTTCGTCGCGCTGGTCGGCCTCATCCCCGGCGACGGCGGGCGTCTGGTCCTCGTCGCCGACACGTATCGCTCGCTCGGAGCGGACGCCGTGCACGCCCAGCCGGTGGAACGCGTCGCCGAGGCACTCGCACGGGAGGGCTGGGCACCCGGCGGGCTGCTCCTGGTGGTCGCCGCCGACGCCCGCGACGACGCCGAGGAGACCGTCCGGCGAGCGGGCCTCAGCCCGGATCTGTGGGACAACGGCACGCCCGATCCCCACGCCCGCAACCCGGTGACAGGTGAGCGAGGCGTGGCCACCTAGGCGTGCCGTGACCGCAGTCGGCGATAGCGGCGGATCAGGGCGTTCGTCGAGCTGTCGTGAGCGAGCTCGGGCTCCGCGGCCCGCTGCAACTCCGGCGAGATCCGGTTGGCGAGGGCCTTGCCGAGCTCGACACCCCACTGGTCGAAGGAGTTGATGTCCCACACCACGCCCTGGGTGAACACCTTGTGCTCGTAGGCCGCGATCAGCTGGCCGAGGACGTGCGGGGTGAGCTGCGGCACGAGCAGCGTGCTCGACGGCACGTTCCCCGGGAACGCGCGGTGGGGCACGAGCTCGTCGGGCACTCCCTCGGCTGACACGGCCGGCGCCGGCTTGCCGAACGCGAGCGCCTCGCCCTGGGCGAAGAGGTTCGCGGTCAGCAGGTCGTGGTGCACGTCGAGCTCGTGGGTGGGACGGCACGTCCCGATGAAGTCGCACGGGACGATCCGCGTGCCCTGGTGCAGGAGCTGGAAGAACGCGTGCTGGCCGTTCGTACCCGGCTCACCCCACACGACGGGCCCGGTGTGGTAGTCGACGGCCTCCCCCTCCCGCGTGACGCGCTTGCCGTTCGACTCCATGTCGAGCTGCTGCAGGAAGGCGGGGAAGCGCACCAACTCCTCGTTGTACGGCAGGATCGCGTGGGTCGGAGCGTCGAAGAGGTTCACGTACCACACGCCGATCAGCCCCATGAGCGCCGGAAGGTTCTCCGTGAGCGGCGCGCTCGCGAAGTGCTCGTCGATCACGCGGTAGCCGGCCAGGAACTCGTCGAACCGCTCCGGGCCGATCGCGATCATGAGCGGCAGGCCGATCGCCGACGGCAACGAGTACCGACCCCCGACCCACTCCCAGAACTCGAACATGTTCGCCGGATCGATCCCGAACGCCTCGACCTTCTCCGTGGCGGTCGACACCGCCGCGAAGTGGTACGCGACCGCGGCCTCGTCCCCGAGGGCCGCCACGAGCCAGTCGCGCGCGCTCGCCGCATTGGTGAGCGTCTCCAGCGTCGTGAACGTCTTCGACGCGACGATGAACAGGGTCTCTGCAGGGTCGAGATCCGCGAGGGCATGGGCGAGGTCCGCCCCGTCGATGTTCGACACGAAGCGGACGTCGAGGGCGGGATGGCAGTAGCTGCGCAACGCGCGCGTCGCCATGGCGGGACCGAGGTCGCTGCCGCCGATCCCGATGTTCACGACCGTGCGCACCGGCCTGCCGGTGTACCCGGTCCACTTCCCTGACCGCACCGCCTCGGCGAACGCGCGCATCCGGTCGAGGACCTCGTGCACCGCCGGAACGACGTTCTCGCCGTCGAGGGTGACCACCGCGTCACGCGGCGCGCGCAGCGCGGTGTGCAGGACGGCGCGGTCCTCGGTCGTGTTGATCCGGTCGCCGCCCATCATCGCCGCCGCCCGCCCGAGCAGGTCGACCCGTGCGCCGAGGTCGGTGAGCCGCTCGATCGTCTCGGACGTGAGGCGATGCTTCGAGTAGTCGAGGTAGAGGTCGCCGGCCTCGACGACCAGTCGTTCCCCCCGGTCCGGATCGCTGGCGAACAGGTCGCGCAGGTGCGTGTCCGCAAGCTCATGGTGGTGCGCCGCGAGGGCCTCCCACTCCGCGGTCTGGGTCAGGTGGACCGACGACTCCACAGCTGCTCCTTGACGTCACGGGGATCCCGGCACTCCAGCATCGCGCGAGGTGCGCACTGACGCGAGCCACCCCGCAGTCCGCCCCCTACCGGCGGTCGGCGAGCTCGTTGATGTAGCCGCCGCGCGCCAGCATCCCGACCTGGCGCTCCGACAGGCGGTGGGTCAGGGTGATCGGCTCGTCGTCGACCGTGGCGGTTACGTCCTTGCCGGCGCGGAGCTGTGCGATCACGTCCTCGATGCGCAACACCGAGCCTTGCACGATCCGGTCGTAGTCGGCGGCATCGTCGAACTCCAGCCCGAGGACGCCGAAGTTCGGCAGGTTCTGCCAGTGGATGCGCGCGATGGACTTCGCGACGACGAGCCGTAGGCCCAGGTAGCGGGGCGCGATCACCGCGTGCTCGCGGCTGGATCCCTGACCGTAGGTCTCGCCGCCGACGATGGCGTGGTCACCGGTCTCACGCGCCCGCTGGTGATACGTCTCGTCGAGCACCTCGAAGCAGAACTCGCTGATCTTGGGGATGTTCGACCGGTACGGCAGCACGCGCTGGCCCGCCGGCAGGATCTCGTCGGTCGAGACGTTGTCACCCACCTTCAGCAGCACCGGCACCTCGAGCGTGTCGGGCAGCGCGTCGAACTCCGGCAGCGGCACGATGTTGTCGCTGCGGACCAGCTCGACCCGTCGCGCCTCCTCCAGGGGCAGGGGCGGCTCCAGCATCTGGGAGTTGACGATGTAGTCCCCGGGATCGGGGTCGCGGTAGCGCGGATAGGTGATCCCGAACCGGTCGGGCAAGTCACGAGGGTCGGTGATCTCGCCGGTCAGGGCCGACGCGACCGCGGTCTCGGGCGAGACCAGGTACACGGCGTCCTCCCGCGTGCCCGAACGCCCCGGGAAGTTGCGCGGGGTCGTGCGCAGGCTCGGCATCCCGGTCGCCGGCGCCTGGCCCATCCCGATGCACCCGTTGCAGCCGGCCTGATGCAACCGGGCGCCGGCGTGCAACAGCGGCATCAGCAGGTCCATCGCACCCAGATTCTCGAGCATCTGCCGCGACGTCGGGTTGACGTCGAACGACACGCTCGGGTCGGTGCGCAGCCCCTTGACGACCATCGCCGGCACCGCGAAGTCGCGCAGTCCAGGGTTGGCCGACGACCCGATGTACGCCTGATAGATGGGGGCACCCGCGGCCTCACGCACCCCCACCACGTTGCCCGGCGAGGACGGCAGGGCCACGAGCGGCTCGAGCCGGCCGAGATCGATCTCCTCGTGGACGTCGTACGTGGCGCCGTCGTCGGCCTCGAGCGGCCGGAAGTCCTGGGGACGCTGCTCCAGGGTCAGGTACCGGCGCACCTCGTCGTCGGCCGGGAAGACGGTCGTGGTCGCCCCGAGCTCGGCGCCCATGTTCGCGATGACGTGGCGATCCATCGCCGACAACCCGGCCAGCCCCGGGCCGTAGTACTCGATCACTCGGCCCTGACCGCCCTTCACGTCGTGGCGACGCAGCAGCTCGAGGATCACGTCCTTCGCCGACACCCACTCGGGCAGCTCA
This genomic interval carries:
- a CDS encoding glutamine synthetase, whose translation is MGKAAQRGLHLHVRYELEFYLGRHPGIEDELTPPEPVQDDPGRWSDEDRERHGIQHLPSSLGEQAAALDASPRVREALGDALLGSFLATRRSDAAWAADRPLDETIAAHRWRY
- a CDS encoding DUF6885 family protein; this translates as MLLPGSQPLLALHHAALPQRDELCGAFWGSLALAAAGVAEVDQQAVAAAAGTRRSADPRASLPPGEIGRAITDPAIARAASPDEAGTSASGLARAIEFHGAGAVATVPASGTWTAEAVTELLEDLSAWRSPVTAIANIRTGLLWGSRPPIRHLLGYLDTGTAEPVGPEWDVGHFVALVGLIPGDGGRLVLVADTYRSLGADAVHAQPVERVAEALAREGWAPGGLLLVVAADARDDAEETVRRAGLSPDLWDNGTPDPHARNPVTGERGVAT
- the pgi gene encoding glucose-6-phosphate isomerase — translated: MESSVHLTQTAEWEALAAHHHELADTHLRDLFASDPDRGERLVVEAGDLYLDYSKHRLTSETIERLTDLGARVDLLGRAAAMMGGDRINTTEDRAVLHTALRAPRDAVVTLDGENVVPAVHEVLDRMRAFAEAVRSGKWTGYTGRPVRTVVNIGIGGSDLGPAMATRALRSYCHPALDVRFVSNIDGADLAHALADLDPAETLFIVASKTFTTLETLTNAASARDWLVAALGDEAAVAYHFAAVSTATEKVEAFGIDPANMFEFWEWVGGRYSLPSAIGLPLMIAIGPERFDEFLAGYRVIDEHFASAPLTENLPALMGLIGVWYVNLFDAPTHAILPYNEELVRFPAFLQQLDMESNGKRVTREGEAVDYHTGPVVWGEPGTNGQHAFFQLLHQGTRIVPCDFIGTCRPTHELDVHHDLLTANLFAQGEALAFGKPAPAVSAEGVPDELVPHRAFPGNVPSSTLLVPQLTPHVLGQLIAAYEHKVFTQGVVWDINSFDQWGVELGKALANRISPELQRAAEPELAHDSSTNALIRRYRRLRSRHA
- a CDS encoding aconitate hydratase, which translates into the protein MSDTGTPRNVTQKLIAEHLVEGELTPGAEIGVSIDQTLTQDATGTMVMLELEAMGLDRVQTELSAQYVDHNLLQTDQRNPDDHRFLESASRRFGLWFSPPGNGVSHPVHQERFGRPGATMLGSDSHTCAAGAIGMLAIGAGGLAVAAAMAGEPFHVQMPEVWGVRLSGELPEWVSAKDVILELLRRHDVKGGQGRVIEYYGPGLAGLSAMDRHVIANMGAELGATTTVFPADDEVRRYLTLEQRPQDFRPLEADDGATYDVHEEIDLGRLEPLVALPSSPGNVVGVREAAGAPIYQAYIGSSANPGLRDFAVPAMVVKGLRTDPSVSFDVNPTSRQMLENLGAMDLLMPLLHAGARLHQAGCNGCIGMGQAPATGMPSLRTTPRNFPGRSGTREDAVYLVSPETAVASALTGEITDPRDLPDRFGITYPRYRDPDPGDYIVNSQMLEPPLPLEEARRVELVRSDNIVPLPEFDALPDTLEVPVLLKVGDNVSTDEILPAGQRVLPYRSNIPKISEFCFEVLDETYHQRARETGDHAIVGGETYGQGSSREHAVIAPRYLGLRLVVAKSIARIHWQNLPNFGVLGLEFDDAADYDRIVQGSVLRIEDVIAQLRAGKDVTATVDDEPITLTHRLSERQVGMLARGGYINELADRR